A stretch of Lysobacter sp. K5869 DNA encodes these proteins:
- the ftsZ gene encoding cell division protein FtsZ: MAHFELVEKMAPNAVIKVVGVGGGGGNAVAHMVSGNVDGVEFITANTDAQAIKNCGAKLQLQLGSNVTKGLGAGANPEVGRQAALEDRERIMDALTGADMVFITAGMGGGTGTGAAPVVAQLAKEMGILTVAVVTKPFPFEGRRRMQVALKGIEELSHHCDSLITIPNEKLITVLGRNATMIQAFRAANDVLLGAVQGIADLIVRPGLINVDFADVRTVMSEMGLAMMGTGAARGDDRAQAAAESAIQNPLLDDVNLAGANGILVNITAGPDFTMAEFDEVGRTIENFASEDATVVIGTVLDPDMQDEVKVTVVATGLNRVVAKQSVRGQGHGFEREAQRAPIQLVRNATTGQPEFSAMDDVGHAPMPSFGGNLRGSSARQEPTGPAVADFGSDNSYLDIPAFLRRQAD, translated from the coding sequence ATGGCACATTTCGAATTGGTTGAAAAAATGGCCCCGAACGCGGTCATCAAGGTCGTCGGCGTGGGCGGCGGCGGCGGCAACGCCGTGGCGCACATGGTCAGCGGCAACGTCGACGGCGTGGAATTCATCACCGCCAACACCGACGCGCAGGCGATCAAGAACTGCGGCGCCAAACTGCAGCTGCAGCTCGGCAGCAACGTCACCAAGGGCCTGGGCGCGGGCGCGAATCCGGAGGTCGGCCGTCAGGCCGCGCTGGAAGACCGCGAGCGCATCATGGACGCGCTGACCGGCGCGGACATGGTGTTCATCACCGCCGGCATGGGCGGCGGCACCGGCACCGGCGCCGCGCCGGTGGTGGCGCAGCTGGCCAAGGAGATGGGCATCCTGACCGTCGCCGTGGTCACCAAGCCGTTCCCGTTCGAGGGCCGCCGCCGCATGCAGGTGGCGCTCAAGGGCATCGAGGAACTGAGCCACCACTGCGATTCGTTGATCACCATCCCCAACGAGAAGCTGATCACCGTGCTCGGCCGCAACGCGACCATGATCCAGGCGTTCCGCGCCGCCAACGACGTGCTGCTCGGCGCCGTGCAGGGCATCGCCGATCTGATCGTGCGTCCGGGCCTGATCAACGTCGACTTCGCCGACGTGCGCACGGTGATGAGCGAGATGGGTCTGGCGATGATGGGCACCGGCGCCGCGCGCGGCGACGACCGCGCTCAGGCCGCGGCCGAATCGGCGATCCAGAACCCGCTGCTCGACGACGTCAATCTGGCCGGCGCCAACGGCATCCTGGTCAACATCACCGCCGGCCCGGACTTCACCATGGCCGAGTTCGACGAGGTCGGCCGCACCATCGAGAACTTCGCTTCCGAAGACGCGACCGTGGTCATCGGCACCGTGCTCGACCCGGACATGCAGGACGAGGTCAAGGTCACCGTGGTCGCCACCGGCCTCAACCGCGTCGTCGCCAAGCAGTCGGTGCGCGGCCAGGGCCACGGCTTCGAGCGCGAAGCGCAGCGCGCGCCGATCCAGTTGGTGCGCAACGCCACCACCGGTCAGCCCGAGTTCTCGGCGATGGACGACGTCGGCCACGCGCCGATGCCGAGCTTCGGCGGCAACCTGCGCGGCAGCAGCGCCCGCCAGGAGCCGACCGGCCCGGCGGTGGCGGATTTCGGCAGCGACAACAGCTACCTGGACATCCCGGCGTTCCTGCGCCGCCAGGCGGACTGA
- the lpxC gene encoding UDP-3-O-acyl-N-acetylglucosamine deacetylase, with protein sequence MSRQRTLKTVIRATGVGLHSGEKVFLTLRPAPVDTGIVFRRTDLDPVVEMPARADLVTETTLCTGLTYGVGKVMTVEHLLSAMAGLGIDNCYVELSAPEVPIMDGSAGPFVFLLQSAGIAEQDAPKRFIRIKHPVEVRDGDKVARFEPFDGFRLGFTVVFDHPAIPASQSRAQVEFSTENYIREVSRARTFGFMRDLEYMRERNLGLGGSMDNAIVLDEFRVLNDDGLRYADEFVRHKILDAVGDLYLAGHAIIGAYEGYKSGHALNNKLVRALLAERSSWELVSFDETDAGPVAYSSETALA encoded by the coding sequence ATGTCGCGCCAGCGCACCCTCAAGACCGTCATCCGCGCCACCGGCGTGGGTCTGCACAGCGGCGAAAAGGTCTTCCTGACCTTGCGCCCGGCGCCGGTCGATACCGGCATCGTGTTCCGCCGCACCGATCTGGATCCGGTGGTGGAGATGCCCGCGCGCGCCGATCTGGTCACCGAAACCACCCTGTGCACCGGCCTGACCTACGGCGTCGGCAAGGTCATGACGGTCGAGCATCTGCTTTCGGCGATGGCCGGGCTGGGCATCGACAATTGCTATGTCGAGCTGTCCGCGCCGGAAGTGCCGATCATGGACGGCTCGGCCGGTCCGTTCGTGTTCCTGCTGCAGTCCGCCGGCATCGCCGAGCAGGACGCGCCCAAGCGCTTCATCCGCATCAAGCACCCGGTGGAAGTGCGCGACGGCGACAAGGTCGCGCGGTTCGAGCCGTTCGACGGCTTCCGCCTGGGCTTCACCGTGGTGTTCGACCATCCGGCGATCCCGGCCTCGCAGTCGCGCGCGCAGGTCGAGTTCTCGACCGAGAACTACATCCGCGAAGTCAGCCGCGCCCGCACCTTCGGCTTCATGCGCGACCTGGAGTACATGCGCGAACGCAACCTCGGCCTGGGCGGCTCGATGGACAACGCGATCGTGCTCGACGAATTCCGCGTGCTCAACGACGACGGCCTGCGCTACGCCGACGAGTTCGTGCGCCACAAGATCCTCGACGCGGTCGGCGATCTCTACCTCGCCGGCCACGCCATCATCGGCGCTTACGAGGGCTACAAGTCCGGCCACGCGCTCAACAACAAGCTGGTGCGCGCCCTGCTGGCCGAGCGCTCGTCCTGGGAGCTGGTCAGCTTCGACGAGACCGACGCCGGCCCGGTCGCCTACAGCAGCGAAACCGCGCTGGCCTGA
- a CDS encoding DUF721 domain-containing protein, which yields MSPMSDSKPKRPPSRRPSTPRIALDALMEDTAGNPIKRALWLEDLDRRLRPCLPPSLAAHARLANFERGRLVYVVDAPVWRAKLRLAAPEMLDAARSVGLKAAELVVKTTIPQPAAAPVRQAKPLSAATQKALQAALDSLRDPDESKDRGDAS from the coding sequence ATGAGTCCGATGTCTGATTCCAAGCCCAAAAGGCCGCCCTCGCGCCGCCCTTCCACTCCACGCATCGCTCTGGACGCGTTGATGGAGGACACCGCTGGCAACCCGATCAAGCGAGCGTTGTGGCTCGAAGATCTGGACCGTCGGTTACGCCCCTGCCTGCCGCCTTCGCTCGCCGCGCACGCGCGGCTGGCCAACTTCGAACGCGGCAGGCTCGTATACGTCGTCGATGCTCCGGTGTGGCGCGCCAAATTACGGCTCGCCGCTCCTGAAATGCTCGACGCAGCCCGGTCCGTCGGACTGAAAGCGGCCGAACTCGTCGTCAAGACGACGATTCCGCAGCCGGCGGCAGCACCGGTGCGACAGGCCAAACCCTTGTCGGCCGCGACGCAGAAAGCGTTGCAGGCCGCGCTGGACTCGCTGCGCGATCCCGATGAGTCCAAGGATCGCGGCGACGCCAGCTGA
- a CDS encoding M23 family metallopeptidase, with product MTYQSIVEHTRERLGHFFQQCGHLGARRPALAIALLLGTGVCVGAGAGIADNRMLRAELSQQHQQIAATRRDAQREINALAARMGELQAEANRLNALGERLTRIGQLQDGEFDFNKPVGVGGAGPVRDMSKPELDSGMDQLKQQFKASGEQLTVLESLLFNRQIDMNAVPSRAPIANSYITSGFGGRADPFNGGAAFHKGIDFEADVGDPVLAVADGVVSYSGVRSGYGNVVEIDHGNGYVTRYAHNSRLLMKVGELVRAGQEVAKAGSSGRSTGAHVHFEVWENGRVVNPVKFLNQQSPLRG from the coding sequence ATGACCTATCAATCCATCGTAGAGCACACGCGCGAACGGCTGGGGCATTTCTTCCAGCAGTGCGGCCACCTCGGCGCCCGCCGACCCGCGCTGGCGATCGCGCTGCTGCTGGGCACCGGCGTTTGCGTCGGCGCCGGCGCCGGCATCGCCGACAACCGCATGCTACGCGCCGAACTGTCGCAACAGCACCAACAGATCGCCGCCACCCGCCGCGACGCGCAGCGCGAGATCAACGCCCTGGCCGCGCGCATGGGCGAGCTGCAGGCCGAGGCCAACCGCCTCAACGCCCTGGGCGAGCGCCTGACCCGCATCGGCCAGCTCCAGGACGGCGAATTCGACTTCAACAAGCCGGTCGGCGTCGGCGGCGCCGGTCCGGTGCGCGATATGTCCAAGCCCGAGCTCGACAGCGGCATGGACCAGCTCAAGCAGCAGTTCAAGGCCTCCGGCGAGCAGCTGACGGTGCTGGAATCGCTGCTGTTCAACCGCCAGATCGACATGAACGCGGTGCCCTCGCGCGCCCCGATCGCCAACAGCTACATCACCTCCGGCTTCGGCGGCCGCGCCGACCCGTTCAACGGCGGCGCCGCGTTCCACAAGGGCATCGACTTCGAAGCCGACGTCGGCGACCCGGTGCTGGCCGTGGCCGACGGCGTGGTCAGCTATTCGGGCGTGCGCTCGGGCTACGGCAACGTCGTCGAGATCGACCACGGCAACGGCTACGTGACCCGCTACGCGCACAACTCGCGCCTGCTGATGAAGGTCGGCGAGCTGGTCCGCGCCGGCCAGGAAGTGGCCAAGGCCGGTTCCAGCGGCCGCTCCACCGGCGCCCACGTGCACTTCGAGGTGTGGGAGAACGGCCGGGTGGTCAATCCGGTGAAGTTCCTCAATCAGCAGTCGCCTTTGCGCGGCTGA
- the secA gene encoding preprotein translocase subunit SecA, whose protein sequence is MLNSLLTRVFGSRNDRLLRQLQRSVAKINAFEAELEKLSDAQLQAKTPEFQKRIADGESLDKLLPEAFAVCREASKRVLGMRHYDVQMIGGMVLHLGKIAEMRTGEGKTLVGTLPVYLNALEGKGTHVVTVNDYLARRDSAWMGKLYNWLGLSVGVVYPGMNHADKHAAYAADITYGTNNEFGFDYLRDNMALSKDDRFQRGLHYAIVDEVDSILIDEARTPLIISGPADESPELYIKVNRIVPALSRQEKEDGDGDYWVDEKGKQVHLSEAGQEHAEELLRKAGIIGDEESLYAGQNISVVHHLNAALRAHAIYQRDVDYIVRDGEVVIVDEFTGRTLPGRRWSDGLHQAVEAKEGVPVQRENQTLASITFQNLFRMYKKLAGMTGTADTEAYEFQSIYGLEVIVIPTNRPAQRKDHSDQVFLNRNGKYRAVLAEIQAAHERGQPVLVGTTSIEVSEMLSQQLKSAGVHHEVLNAKQHEREANIIAQAGRPGAITIATNMAGRGTDIVLGGSLEAELHDLAAQNNDEPVDEVTHKRLKGEWQQRHDAVKASGGLHIIGTERHESRRIDNQLRGRAGRQGDPGSSRFYLSLEDNLMRIFAADWVQKVMARMGLKEDDIIESPLVTKQIANAQRKVEAHNFDIRKNLLDFDDVNNDQRKVIYGQRDELLEAESVQENVDGIRGDVVAEMVQRHVPADSVDDQWDLPGLQATLASEFGVQVPLVDTAAKAEELDAEAVARQVHEAVDGHFSAREQQLGAETMRMLEKHIMLNVLDQNWKEHLARMDYLRQGIHLRGYAQKQPKQEYKKEAFELFSEMLDKVKREVVTILARVRIQSEEEIAALEQQERAQAEAQLGQMQFQHASAGGYGADEEAEQAQLADDAFANVGRNDPCPCGSGKKYKHCHGQLG, encoded by the coding sequence ATGCTCAACAGCTTGCTTACCCGCGTTTTCGGCAGCCGCAACGATCGCCTGCTGCGCCAACTGCAACGATCCGTCGCCAAGATCAATGCGTTCGAGGCGGAACTGGAGAAACTCTCCGACGCCCAACTGCAGGCCAAGACGCCGGAGTTCCAGAAGCGCATCGCCGACGGCGAATCGCTCGACAAGCTGCTGCCGGAAGCGTTCGCGGTCTGCCGCGAAGCGTCCAAGCGCGTGCTGGGCATGCGTCATTACGACGTGCAGATGATCGGCGGCATGGTTCTGCATCTGGGCAAGATCGCCGAGATGCGCACCGGCGAAGGCAAGACCCTGGTCGGCACGCTGCCGGTGTACCTCAACGCCCTGGAAGGCAAGGGCACCCACGTGGTCACCGTCAACGACTACTTGGCCCGCCGCGACTCGGCCTGGATGGGCAAGCTCTACAACTGGCTCGGCCTGAGCGTGGGCGTGGTGTATCCGGGCATGAACCATGCCGATAAGCACGCCGCCTACGCCGCCGACATCACCTACGGCACCAACAACGAATTCGGCTTCGACTACCTGCGCGACAACATGGCGCTGTCGAAGGACGACCGTTTCCAGCGTGGCCTGCACTACGCCATCGTCGACGAAGTCGACTCGATCCTGATCGACGAAGCGCGCACCCCGCTGATCATTTCCGGCCCGGCCGACGAGTCGCCGGAGCTGTACATCAAGGTCAACCGCATCGTTCCCGCGCTGAGCCGCCAAGAGAAGGAAGACGGCGACGGCGATTACTGGGTCGACGAGAAGGGCAAGCAGGTGCACCTGTCCGAAGCCGGCCAGGAACACGCCGAAGAACTGCTGCGCAAGGCCGGCATCATCGGCGACGAAGAATCGCTGTACGCCGGCCAGAACATCTCGGTCGTGCACCATCTCAACGCGGCGCTGCGCGCGCACGCGATCTACCAGCGCGACGTCGATTACATCGTGCGCGACGGCGAAGTGGTGATCGTCGACGAATTCACCGGCCGCACCCTGCCGGGCCGCCGCTGGTCCGACGGCCTGCATCAGGCGGTGGAAGCGAAGGAAGGCGTGCCGGTCCAGCGCGAGAACCAGACGCTGGCGAGCATCACCTTCCAGAACCTGTTCCGTATGTACAAGAAGCTGGCCGGCATGACCGGTACGGCGGACACCGAGGCTTACGAGTTCCAGAGCATCTACGGCCTGGAAGTGATCGTGATCCCGACCAACCGTCCGGCCCAGCGCAAGGATCATTCCGACCAGGTCTTCCTCAACCGCAACGGCAAGTACCGCGCGGTGCTGGCCGAGATCCAGGCCGCGCACGAACGCGGCCAGCCGGTGCTGGTCGGCACCACCTCGATCGAAGTGTCGGAAATGCTGAGCCAGCAGCTCAAGTCCGCCGGCGTGCACCACGAAGTGCTCAACGCCAAGCAGCACGAGCGCGAGGCCAACATCATCGCCCAGGCCGGCCGTCCGGGCGCGATCACCATCGCGACCAACATGGCCGGCCGCGGCACCGACATCGTGCTCGGCGGTTCGCTGGAAGCCGAGCTCCACGATCTGGCCGCGCAGAACAACGACGAGCCGGTCGACGAGGTCACCCACAAGCGCCTGAAGGGCGAGTGGCAGCAGCGCCACGACGCGGTCAAGGCGTCCGGCGGCCTGCACATCATCGGCACCGAGCGCCACGAATCGCGCCGCATCGACAACCAGCTGCGCGGCCGCGCCGGCCGTCAGGGCGACCCGGGTTCCTCGCGCTTCTATCTGTCGCTCGAAGACAATCTGATGCGCATCTTCGCCGCCGACTGGGTGCAGAAGGTGATGGCGCGCATGGGCCTGAAGGAAGACGACATCATCGAAAGCCCGCTGGTGACCAAGCAGATCGCCAACGCGCAGCGCAAGGTGGAAGCGCACAACTTCGACATCCGCAAGAACCTGCTCGACTTCGACGACGTCAACAACGATCAGCGCAAGGTGATCTACGGCCAGCGCGACGAGTTGCTGGAAGCCGAGAGCGTGCAGGAGAACGTCGACGGCATCCGCGGCGACGTGGTCGCCGAGATGGTGCAGCGCCACGTGCCGGCCGATTCGGTCGACGACCAATGGGATCTGCCGGGCCTGCAGGCCACGCTGGCCTCGGAATTCGGCGTGCAGGTGCCGCTGGTGGACACCGCGGCCAAGGCCGAGGAGCTCGACGCCGAGGCGGTCGCGCGTCAGGTGCACGAGGCGGTGGACGGGCATTTCTCCGCGCGCGAGCAGCAGCTCGGCGCGGAAACCATGCGCATGCTGGAAAAGCACATCATGCTCAACGTGCTCGACCAGAACTGGAAGGAGCATCTGGCGCGCATGGATTACCTGCGCCAGGGCATCCACCTGCGCGGCTACGCGCAGAAGCAGCCTAAGCAGGAATACAAGAAGGAAGCCTTCGAGCTGTTCTCGGAGATGCTGGACAAGGTCAAGCGCGAGGTGGTGACGATCCTGGCGCGCGTGCGCATCCAGAGCGAAGAGGAAATCGCCGCGCTGGAGCAGCAGGAACGCGCCCAGGCCGAGGCCCAGCTGGGCCAGATGCAGTTCCAGCACGCCAGCGCCGGCGGTTACGGCGCCGACGAGGAAGCCGAGCAGGCGCAACTGGCGGACGACGCGTTCGCCAATGTCGGCCGCAACGATCCTTGCCCCTGCGGCAGCGGCAAGAAGTACAAGCATTGCCATGGGCAGTTGGGCTGA
- a CDS encoding Nudix family hydrolase encodes MGSWAEQPGGRSAGEGRRDAAAPAAAAAEASADAEVPRPRSRVVEVVAGVIRDARGRVLLTRRTEGRDLAGLWEFPGGKREPGETPEAALSRELHEELGIDSEIGAELIRVPQIYPDKRLVLDVREVRAWRGSARGREGQALVWVPPHKLASYAMPPADRPVVAALEQPDRYLVTPEPGDDDEIWLAGLAAALAAGIKRVQLRAPALSAADPARWQRLAAAAAKRCRAAKAELLINADLALARELGVGAHLRAAQLRGLSERPLPAELPLAASCHDASELQAAQAVGCDFAVVGSIKPTPSHPSALGIGWEAFAALRESVSLPIYAIGGLGAEDLVDARRHGAQGVAAIRSLWPA; translated from the coding sequence ATGGGCAGTTGGGCTGAGCAACCCGGCGGCCGCAGCGCGGGCGAGGGGCGTCGCGACGCCGCCGCGCCCGCCGCCGCGGCGGCCGAGGCGTCCGCCGACGCGGAGGTGCCGCGACCACGTTCGCGCGTGGTCGAGGTGGTCGCCGGCGTCATCCGCGACGCCCGCGGCCGGGTCCTGCTGACCCGCCGCACCGAGGGCCGCGATCTGGCCGGCCTCTGGGAATTCCCGGGCGGCAAGCGCGAGCCGGGCGAGACGCCCGAGGCGGCGTTGAGCCGCGAGCTGCACGAAGAGCTCGGCATCGACAGCGAGATCGGCGCCGAGCTGATCCGGGTGCCGCAGATCTATCCCGATAAGCGTCTGGTGCTGGACGTGCGCGAGGTGCGCGCGTGGCGCGGCAGCGCGCGCGGGCGCGAGGGGCAGGCGCTGGTCTGGGTGCCGCCGCACAAGCTCGCCAGCTACGCGATGCCGCCGGCCGACCGGCCGGTGGTGGCGGCGCTGGAGCAGCCCGACCGCTATCTGGTGACACCGGAACCCGGCGACGACGACGAAATCTGGTTGGCGGGGCTCGCGGCCGCGTTGGCCGCGGGCATCAAGCGCGTGCAGCTGCGCGCGCCGGCCCTGAGCGCGGCCGATCCCGCGCGTTGGCAGCGTCTCGCCGCGGCGGCGGCCAAGCGCTGCCGCGCGGCCAAGGCCGAACTGCTGATCAATGCCGACCTCGCCCTGGCGCGCGAGCTGGGCGTGGGCGCGCACCTGCGCGCGGCGCAGCTGCGTGGGCTGAGCGAGCGCCCGCTGCCGGCGGAGCTGCCGCTGGCGGCATCCTGCCACGACGCCAGCGAGCTGCAGGCGGCGCAGGCCGTCGGCTGCGACTTCGCCGTGGTTGGTTCGATCAAGCCGACCCCGAGCCACCCTAGCGCGCTGGGCATCGGCTGGGAGGCGTTCGCGGCGCTGCGCGAATCGGTGTCGCTGCCGATCTACGCCATCGGCGGGCTCGGCGCGGAAGATCTGGTCGATGCGCGCCGGCACGGGGCGCAGGGCGTGGCGGCGATCCGGAGTTTGTGGCCGGCGTGA
- the coaE gene encoding dephospho-CoA kinase (Dephospho-CoA kinase (CoaE) performs the final step in coenzyme A biosynthesis.), whose translation MARFCVGVTGGVASGKSEVTRRFEALGVVVADADLAARAAVAAGSAGLAEVAATFGPQVLDAEGGLDRAAMRRLVFNDEAARKRLEAIVHPRVRAMLQAQCAQAPGDYAIAAIPLLAEGGRDAYPWLDRVLVVDVPAAVQQARVMQRDRIDAELAARMIAAQATREARLAVADDIVVNDGPLEALQAQVEALDRRYRAMAEAAN comes from the coding sequence ATGGCCCGCTTCTGCGTCGGCGTCACCGGCGGCGTGGCCTCGGGCAAGAGCGAGGTCACCCGGCGCTTCGAAGCGCTGGGCGTCGTCGTCGCCGACGCCGATCTGGCCGCCCGCGCCGCAGTCGCGGCCGGCAGCGCAGGATTGGCCGAAGTCGCCGCGACGTTCGGCCCGCAGGTGCTCGACGCCGAGGGCGGCCTGGACCGCGCCGCGATGCGGCGTCTGGTGTTCAACGACGAGGCCGCGCGCAAGCGGCTGGAAGCCATCGTCCACCCGCGGGTGCGGGCGATGCTGCAAGCGCAGTGCGCGCAGGCGCCGGGCGACTACGCCATCGCCGCGATCCCGCTGCTGGCCGAAGGCGGCCGCGACGCCTACCCCTGGCTCGACCGCGTGCTGGTGGTCGACGTGCCCGCCGCCGTGCAGCAAGCGCGGGTGATGCAGCGCGACCGCATCGACGCCGAACTGGCCGCGCGCATGATCGCCGCGCAAGCCACGCGCGAGGCGCGTCTGGCGGTGGCCGACGACATCGTGGTCAACGACGGGCCGCTGGAAGCGCTGCAGGCGCAGGTGGAAGCGCTGGATCGGCGGTATCGCGCGATGGCCGAGGCGGCGAACTGA
- a CDS encoding A24 family peptidase, with the protein MAFLDQNPGLGYPLAAGFGLLLGSFYNVVILRLPKRLDWQWKKDAREVLELPEVYDPPPPGIVVERSHCPHCKHQLAWFENIPLFSYLALRGRCRYCKTPISMQYPAVEALTMLLMLACVARFGFGWQGFGAMVLTSFLIILSGIDLRTQYLPDSLTLPLMWLGIIAASDNLYFPVKPAVLGAIAGFGSLWLVNWIYKQYQVVVKRVKDPRDGMGGGDFKLLAAIGAWVGLKGVLPVILMSSLVGAVIGSIWLAVKGRDMGIPIPFGPYLAIAGWIVFFWGESLLQVYLSFSGLG; encoded by the coding sequence ATGGCATTCCTAGATCAGAACCCCGGCCTCGGGTATCCGCTCGCGGCCGGTTTCGGGCTGCTGCTCGGCAGTTTCTACAACGTCGTCATCCTGCGCCTGCCCAAGCGATTGGACTGGCAGTGGAAGAAGGACGCGCGCGAAGTCCTGGAACTGCCCGAGGTGTACGACCCGCCGCCGCCGGGCATCGTGGTCGAACGTTCGCACTGCCCGCATTGCAAGCATCAGCTGGCGTGGTTCGAGAACATTCCGCTGTTCAGCTATCTCGCGCTGCGCGGGCGCTGCCGCTACTGCAAGACCCCGATCTCGATGCAGTACCCGGCGGTCGAGGCGCTGACCATGCTGCTGATGCTGGCCTGCGTGGCCCGCTTCGGTTTCGGCTGGCAGGGCTTCGGCGCGATGGTGCTCACCAGCTTCCTGATCATCCTGTCGGGCATCGACCTGCGCACGCAGTACCTGCCCGACAGCCTGACCTTGCCGCTGATGTGGCTCGGCATCATCGCCGCCAGCGACAACCTGTATTTCCCGGTCAAACCGGCTGTGCTCGGCGCGATCGCCGGCTTCGGCAGCCTGTGGCTGGTCAACTGGATCTACAAGCAGTACCAAGTCGTGGTCAAACGGGTCAAAGACCCGCGCGACGGCATGGGCGGCGGCGACTTCAAGCTGCTCGCCGCGATCGGCGCCTGGGTCGGGCTCAAGGGCGTGCTGCCGGTCATCCTGATGTCCTCTTTGGTCGGCGCGGTGATCGGTTCGATCTGGCTGGCGGTCAAGGGCCGCGACATGGGCATCCCGATTCCGTTCGGACCGTATCTCGCCATCGCCGGCTGGATCGTGTTCTTCTGGGGCGAAAGCCTGCTGCAGGTCTACCTGTCCTTCTCCGGACTGGGCTGA
- a CDS encoding type II secretion system F family protein → MSATRSATRAATKTAPPVRRENPLEMFVWQGTDKRGITMKGEQAAKNANLLRAELRRQGITPNVVKPKGKPLFGASGQRITPGDIAIFSRQIATMMKSGVPIVTSLEIIGEGHKNPRMKKLLNAIRADLESGLSLYEAMSKHPVQFDELYRNLVKAGESAGVLETVLDTVATYKENIETLKGKIKKALFYPATVVAVAILVSAILLIFVVPQFQQTFKSFGADLPAFTLMVIGMSDFMIQWWWAILLLTIGAAVAFIMAKNRSPGFAHFLDRAMLKIPVVGQILHNAAIARFARTLAVTFRAGVPLVEALDTVAGATGNVVYEKAVYRIRDDVSVGYQVNMAMKQVNLFPHMVVQMTAIGEEAGALDTMLVKVAEFYEQEVNNAVDALSSLLEPLIMIILGVIVGGMVVAMYLPIFKLAATI, encoded by the coding sequence ATGTCCGCGACCCGATCCGCCACTCGCGCCGCCACCAAGACCGCCCCCCCGGTTCGCCGCGAAAATCCCCTGGAAATGTTCGTCTGGCAGGGCACCGACAAGCGCGGCATCACGATGAAGGGCGAGCAGGCGGCCAAGAACGCCAACCTGCTGCGCGCCGAACTGCGCCGCCAGGGCATCACGCCCAACGTGGTCAAGCCCAAGGGCAAGCCGCTGTTCGGCGCTTCCGGCCAGCGCATCACCCCGGGCGACATCGCCATCTTCAGCCGCCAGATCGCCACGATGATGAAGTCGGGCGTGCCGATCGTGACCTCGCTGGAGATCATCGGCGAGGGCCACAAGAACCCGCGCATGAAGAAGCTGCTCAACGCGATCCGCGCGGACCTGGAAAGCGGTCTGTCGCTGTACGAGGCGATGAGCAAGCACCCGGTGCAGTTCGACGAGCTCTACCGCAATCTGGTCAAGGCCGGCGAATCGGCCGGTGTGCTGGAAACCGTGCTCGACACGGTCGCGACCTACAAAGAAAACATCGAAACCCTCAAGGGCAAGATCAAGAAGGCCTTGTTCTACCCGGCCACCGTGGTCGCGGTGGCGATCCTGGTCAGCGCGATCCTGCTGATCTTCGTGGTGCCGCAGTTCCAGCAGACCTTCAAGAGCTTCGGCGCCGACTTGCCGGCCTTCACCTTGATGGTGATCGGCATGAGCGACTTCATGATCCAGTGGTGGTGGGCGATCTTGCTGCTGACCATCGGCGCGGCGGTGGCCTTCATCATGGCCAAGAACCGCTCGCCGGGCTTCGCCCACTTCCTCGACCGCGCGATGCTCAAGATCCCGGTCGTCGGCCAGATCCTGCACAACGCCGCGATTGCCCGCTTCGCCCGCACCCTGGCGGTGACCTTCCGCGCCGGCGTGCCGCTGGTGGAAGCGCTCGACACCGTCGCCGGCGCCACCGGCAACGTGGTCTACGAGAAGGCGGTCTACCGCATCCGCGACGACGTCTCGGTGGGTTATCAGGTCAACATGGCGATGAAGCAGGTCAACCTGTTCCCGCACATGGTGGTGCAGATGACCGCGATCGGCGAAGAAGCCGGCGCGCTCGACACCATGCTGGTCAAGGTCGCCGAGTTCTACGAGCAGGAGGTCAACAACGCGGTCGACGCGCTGTCGAGCCTGCTGGAACCGCTGATCATGATCATCCTCGGCGTCATCGTCGGCGGCATGGTGGTGGCGATGTATCTGCCGATCTTCAAGCTGGCAGCGACGATCTGA